The following are from one region of the Silurus meridionalis isolate SWU-2019-XX chromosome 25, ASM1480568v1, whole genome shotgun sequence genome:
- the atp2a3 gene encoding sarcoplasmic/endoplasmic reticulum calcium ATPase 1, whose protein sequence is MENSHTKSASEVLLHFEVNENNGLTQEQVRTNWEKYGPNELPAEEGKSLWELVVEQFEDLLVRILLLAACVSFVLALFEEGEESTTAFVEPIVILLILVANAVIGVWQERNAESAIEALKEYEPEMGKVYRMNRKAVQRIKARDIVPGDIVEVAIGDKVPADIRIVSIKSTTLRVDQSILTGESVSVIKHTDPVPDPRAVNQDKKNMLFSGTNIAAGRAIGIVVCTGVSTEIGKIRNQMASTEQERTPLQQKLDEFSQQLSKVISLICIAVWLINIGHFSDPVHGGSWFRGAIYYFKIAVALAVAAIPEGLPAVITTCLALGTRRMAKKNAIVRSLPSVETLGCTSVICSDKTGTLTTNQMSVCRMFVVNKAESQSCSLHEFTITGSTYAPEGQVLKADKPVKCGEYDGLVELATICSMCNDSSLDYNEAKGVYEKVGEATETALTTLVEKMNVFKTDLSNISKVERAGICNGVIRRLMNKEFTLEFSRDRKSMSVYCTPTKAGSPSRMFVKGAPESVIERCTHVRVGTEKVPMTVPVKEGLMATIREWGSGKDTLRCLALATRDTPIRKEQMDLENSAKFSEYESNLTFVGCVGMLDPPRKEVIGSIKLCSEAGIRVIMITGDNKGTAVAICRRIGIFSENEEVEGKAYTGREFDDLPLEEQREAVKRARCFARVEPAHKSKIVAYLQSFDEITAMTGDGVNDAPALKKAEIGIAMGSGTAVAKSASEMVLSDDNFSTIVAAVEEGRAIYNNMKQFIRYLISSNVGEVVCIFLTAILGLPEALIPVQLLWVNLVTDGLPATALGFNPPDLDIMVKPPRNPKEPLISGWLFFRYLAIGGYVGLGTVSAATWWYMYDENGPQVSFQQLRHFMQCTEENPMFEGISCEVFESRYPTTMALSVLVTIEMFNALNSLSENQSLLRMPPWVNIWLLGAILLSLSLHFLILYVEPLPLIFQVTPLCCSQWIVVLKISFPVMLLDEALKYFSRHHLEGEEEARYRKSRQLKF, encoded by the exons GTGCTCGCGCTGTTTGAAGAAGGCGAGGAATCCACCACGGCGTTTGTGGAGCCAATAGTCATCCTGCTCATCCTGGTTGCCAATGCGGTCATTGGAGTTTggcag GAGCGTAATGCGGAGAGCGCCATCGAAGCTCTGAAAGAGTACGAGCCAGAGATGGGCAAAGTGTACCGCATGAACCGCAAGGCCGTGCAGAGGATCAAGGCTCGGGATATTGTGCCAGGAGACATCGTGGAGGTGGCAA tcGGAGACAAGGTGCCTGCTGATATCCGAATCGTCTCTATAAAGTCTACGACTCTCCGTGTGGACCAGTCCATCCTCACAG gCGAGTCGGTATCTGTTATCAAACACACTGACCCGGTGCCTGATCCACGAGCAGTTAATCAAGATAAGAAGAACATGTTATTTTCA ggcACCAACATTGCAGCAGGTCGAGCCATCGGAATAGTGGTCTGCACCGGCGTGTCTACCGAGATCGGCAAGATCCGTAACCAGATGGCGAGCACGGAGCAGGAGAGGACGCCGCTGCAGCAGAAGCTGGACGAGTTTAGCCAGCAGCTCTCCAAAGTCATCTCGCTCATCTGCATCGCGGTTTGGCTCATCAACATCGGCCACTTCAGCGACCCCGTGCACGGCGGCTCCTGGTTCCGCGGCGCCATCTACTACTTCAAGATCGCCGTGGCCCTGGCCGTCGCCGCCATCCCCGAGGGTCTTCCTGCAGTCATCACCACCTGCTTGGCTCTGGGCACCCGCCGCATGGCCAAAAAGAACGCCATTGTGCGCTCGCTGCCCTCTGTGGAGACGCTGGGATGCACCTCGGTCATCTGCTCTGACAAGACGGGAACCCTTACAACCAATCAAATGTCTGTGTGCAGG ATGTTTGTGGTGAATAAAGCAGAGAGCCAAAGCTGCTCCCTCCATGAGTTCACCATCACGGGATCAACCTATGCTCCAGAAGGACAagt GCTGAAAGCTGATAAACCTGTAAAGTGCGGAGAGTATGATGGCCTTGTTGAACTGGCTACAATCTGCTCCATGTGTAATGACTCTTCTCTGGACTACAATGAg GCCAAAGGAGTCTACGAGAAGGTGGGTGAAGCCACAGAAACAGCGCTCACCACCCTGGTGGAGAAGATGAACGTCTTCAAGACCGACTTGTCCAACATCAGCAAAGTGGAGAGGGCAGGAATCTGTAACGGG GTAATCAGGAGGCTAATGAATAAGGAGTTCACCCTGGAGTTTTCTCGGGACAGGAAGTCTATGTCCGTGTACTGCACGCCCACTAAAGCCGGCTCCCCGAGCAGGATGTTTGTTAAG ggAGCTCCGGAGAGCGTGATTGAGCGTTGCACACATGTAAGGGTGGGCACTGAGAAGGTGCCGATGACCGTGCCTGTGAAGGAAGGGCTTATGGCGACGATCAGAGAGTGGGGTAGTGGCAAGGACACACTGCGCTGTCTGGCACTAGCCACGCGGGACACACCCATTCGCAAGGAGCAGATGGACCTGGAGAACTCTGCCAAGTTCTCAGAGTATGAG TCGAACCTAACCTTCGTCGGCTGCGTGGGCATGCTGGACCCACCTAGAAAAGAGGTGATCGGTTCCATAAAACTGTGCAGTGAGGCCGGCATCCGTGTCATCATGATCACGGGAGACAACAAGGGCACGGCGGTGGCCATCTGCAGGCGCATCGGGATCTTTTCGGAAAATGAGGAAGTGGAGGGCAAGGCGTATACAGGCCGTGAGTTTGACGACCTCCCCCTCGAGGAACAGCGGGAGGCCGTGAAACGTGCACGCTGCTTCGCTCGAGTCGAGCCCGCGCACAAGTCCAAGATCGTGGCTTACCTGCAGTCCTTTGATGAGATTACAGCcatg ACTGGCGACGGTGTGAACGACGCCCCCGCTCTTAAGAAGGCTGAAATTGGCATTGCCATGGGCTCAGGCACGGCCGTGGCCAAGTCTGCCTCCGAAATGGTGCTCTCCGACGACAATTTTTCAACCATTGTGGCTGCTGTGGAGGAGGGTCGAGCCATTTACAACAACATGAAGCAGTTCATCCGCTACCTTATCTCCTCGAACGTAGGAGAGGTCGTCTG CATCTTCCTGACTGCCATCTTGGGTCTTCCTGAGGCTCTGATCCCTGTGCAGCTGTTGTGGGTGAATCTGGTAACAGACGGTCTGCCTGCCACAGCGTTGGGCTTTAACCCCCCTGACCTGGACATCATGGTGAAGCCTCCTCGCAACCCTAAAGAGCCACTGATCTCTGGCTGGCTCTTCTTCAGATACCTTGCCATCGGAG ggtACGTGGGATTGGGAACAGTTAGTGCTGCCACCTGGTGGTATATGTATGATGAAAACGGCCCACAGGTGTCTTTTCAACAGCTG CGCCACTTCATGCAGTGTACTGAGGAAAATCCCATGTTCGAGGGCATCAGCTGTGAAGTATTTGAGTCACGCTATCCCACCACAATGGCCCTCTCTGTGCTCGTCACTATAGAGATGTTCAATGCACTGAACAG TCTCTCAGAAAACCAGTCTCTGCTGAGGATGCCTCCATGGGTTAATATCTGGCTTTTGGGAGCCATTTTGCTCTCCCTGTCTCTCCATTTCCTTATACTGTATGTGGAGCCGCTACCA tTGATATTTCAGGTCACTCCTCTCTGCTGCTCCCAGTGGATTGTGGTCCTCAAGATCTCCTTCCCTGTCATGCTTTTGGATGAGGCACTCAAGTACTTCTCCCGACACCATTTAGAAG